Proteins encoded in a region of the Mycolicibacterium chitae genome:
- a CDS encoding hydantoinase B/oxoprolinase family protein, whose product MTAIVPLPVSVLDAQEVEARYGVDLTTAEVIRHALEHIGLQMQIKINTAALSPLLSEVNDFGIGLLAPRDPERDLDFDAIAMGTAAPGHYVINQFYARMAIEHWGVENFKPGDVIIFNEPYRGGSHINDVGTLMPIFHEEELVGFAAAITHWLDIGGPIPTGFGPGLQRDMYAEGIRISPRHLYREGELVRETVELFTGQTRIPDISVNDLQVIHSALSLGAEMVLRYVERYGRDAYAGAVQYALDHTERAMRAALSEIPDGDYTAEDYMDNDMDGDPMLIRCTVRKRGGEVEVDYSGSSRNEWGGFACTWSDGVSGAHLGLQVALPESISPNAGAYRPVHVVLPPGSCLHALPPMATNAGHTMFIAKAINLVKRALTQADPAMAVAENYDDVLFMSFAGADTRSGVPTPFISMNLFQGPFGGTAQADGSCYTFQEGGNCVVTSVELEEESFPVLHLEREFVADTGGSGQYRGGPATRSVLVPLADCESSFQLDQCRIGPRGALGGGNGATGHIAVHRDALDIWAAGGDFGEPEILAGIVDASGRLVGEEVPGVTEFRSSKQAGVRVGARDVVIHQTPGGGGCGDAAERDPAAIARDIRNDIVTAGS is encoded by the coding sequence ATGACAGCTATTGTCCCCCTGCCGGTTTCGGTGCTCGACGCCCAAGAGGTCGAGGCACGCTACGGTGTGGATCTCACCACCGCCGAGGTGATTCGACACGCATTGGAACACATCGGTCTGCAGATGCAGATCAAGATCAACACCGCGGCGCTGAGCCCGCTGCTCAGTGAGGTCAACGACTTCGGCATCGGGTTGCTCGCCCCTCGAGATCCCGAGCGTGACTTGGACTTCGACGCCATCGCGATGGGTACGGCCGCCCCCGGGCACTACGTGATCAACCAGTTCTACGCGCGGATGGCCATCGAGCATTGGGGCGTGGAGAACTTCAAGCCCGGCGACGTCATCATCTTCAACGAGCCCTACCGCGGCGGCAGCCACATCAACGATGTCGGCACCCTGATGCCCATCTTCCACGAGGAGGAACTGGTCGGCTTCGCCGCGGCCATCACGCACTGGTTGGACATCGGCGGACCGATCCCGACCGGCTTCGGCCCCGGCCTGCAGCGGGACATGTACGCCGAGGGCATCCGGATTTCACCGCGGCACCTGTACCGCGAGGGAGAGCTGGTGCGTGAGACCGTCGAATTGTTCACCGGGCAAACGCGAATCCCGGATATCAGCGTCAACGACCTGCAGGTCATCCATTCGGCGCTGTCGTTGGGCGCCGAGATGGTGCTGCGTTATGTCGAGCGCTACGGCCGGGACGCCTACGCGGGCGCGGTGCAGTATGCCCTCGACCACACCGAGCGCGCCATGCGCGCGGCGCTGAGCGAGATTCCCGACGGTGACTACACCGCCGAGGACTACATGGACAACGACATGGACGGCGACCCCATGCTGATCCGCTGCACGGTACGCAAGCGCGGTGGCGAGGTCGAGGTCGACTATTCCGGTTCTTCGCGTAACGAGTGGGGCGGCTTCGCCTGCACCTGGTCCGACGGGGTTTCCGGCGCGCACCTGGGACTGCAGGTCGCGCTACCGGAATCGATCAGCCCAAATGCCGGTGCGTATCGCCCGGTCCACGTGGTGCTGCCGCCGGGATCCTGCCTGCACGCACTACCCCCGATGGCCACCAACGCAGGGCACACGATGTTCATCGCCAAGGCGATCAACCTGGTGAAAAGGGCCCTGACGCAGGCGGATCCGGCTATGGCCGTGGCGGAGAACTACGACGACGTCTTGTTCATGAGCTTCGCCGGCGCCGACACCCGCAGTGGCGTGCCGACCCCGTTCATCTCGATGAACCTGTTCCAAGGGCCGTTCGGCGGGACGGCGCAGGCCGACGGTAGCTGCTACACGTTCCAAGAGGGCGGCAACTGTGTGGTCACCTCGGTCGAACTCGAAGAGGAATCCTTCCCCGTCCTGCACCTCGAACGCGAGTTCGTCGCTGACACCGGCGGTTCCGGACAGTATCGAGGAGGCCCGGCCACCCGCTCCGTCCTGGTCCCGCTGGCCGACTGCGAAAGCTCGTTCCAGCTCGATCAGTGCCGGATCGGACCGCGGGGCGCGCTCGGCGGTGGCAACGGGGCCACCGGTCACATCGCGGTGCATCGCGATGCCCTGGACATCTGGGCTGCCGGCGGCGACTTCGGCGAACCGGAGATTCTCGCCGGGATCGTCGATGCGTCGGGTCGGTTGGTGGGCGAAGAAGTGCCCGGCGTCACGGAATTCCGCTCCAGCAAGCAGGCGGGTGTACGCGTCGGCGCCCGTGACGTCGTCATTCATCAGACGCCGGGCGGCGGCGGCTGCGGTGACGCCGCCGAACGGGATCCGGCGGCCATTGCGCGCGACATCCGCAACGACATCGTGACCGCCGGATCCTGA
- a CDS encoding hydantoinase/oxoprolinase family protein has product MTSNAALRIGIDTGGTFTDLVLAEGEHVRIGTKSLTTYDDLANGLLRTIEKAEPGEGPVEQIVHGTTVALNAILTRRGADIGMLTTHGFRDLLDMARGWRPFEAMVDPRWRRPHELRPIIERSRRRTVSERMMADGEVLMTLDEDRLLQEVERLVADGCQGIAVCFLHAYKHPEHEQRAAELIRDRFPDIAVSTSAEVAPFPREYNRFSTCVLNAYVQPLMDSYTTRVEGRLREAGLEAPLTFMTNDGGLVTAEQVTSRPVATLNSGPVGGVMGVQAYAERLSMPNLVGFDMGGTSTEVAVVVDGRASVKRELEIEHDLLVSLPVVEIHSIGAGGGSLITIDDGGGLKVGPESAGSDPGPACYGHGGAQPTVTDAFLLLGVLDSQVPLGGEIFPDVAAAEAAFAPLATALGVTPADVARISAEVAIHNMAEAVRRLTVYRGADPREFGLVSYGAAGPLVATQIARALQMPRVVIPSLSGVFSAFGLLTAQAFEEEVTPVMATVSDEVAADIFARARTSLEALIRQLRGRGSRDVVVEAWLDATYLGQRWELAAVIDPSHPEPLQHLSEAFAAAHQRQFGYSLPAPIYVQTLRTRAVSTDQRRLFPPRLANSEPAQPKRRRDITLMGQLNRDVPVYNADEFAPHQVVAGPAVIEAQTYTGVLVTGDVATVNEFGDVIIEIEEKNR; this is encoded by the coding sequence ATGACCTCGAACGCGGCGCTGCGGATCGGCATCGACACCGGCGGAACTTTCACCGACCTGGTGCTGGCCGAAGGTGAGCACGTACGGATCGGCACCAAGTCGCTGACCACCTACGACGACCTCGCCAACGGTTTGCTCCGCACCATCGAGAAGGCCGAGCCGGGCGAGGGCCCCGTCGAACAGATCGTGCACGGCACCACCGTCGCGCTCAACGCCATCCTGACGCGGCGCGGCGCGGACATCGGCATGCTGACCACGCACGGGTTCCGCGACCTGCTCGATATGGCCCGCGGCTGGCGGCCCTTCGAAGCGATGGTGGACCCGCGTTGGCGCCGGCCCCACGAGCTTCGCCCCATCATCGAGCGCTCCCGTCGACGCACCGTCAGCGAACGGATGATGGCCGATGGCGAGGTGTTGATGACCCTCGACGAGGACCGTCTGCTGCAGGAGGTGGAGCGCCTGGTGGCCGACGGCTGCCAGGGCATCGCCGTCTGTTTCCTGCACGCCTACAAGCATCCGGAACACGAGCAGCGCGCCGCCGAGCTGATCCGCGACCGGTTCCCGGACATCGCCGTGAGCACCTCGGCGGAGGTGGCACCGTTCCCGCGCGAGTACAACCGGTTCTCCACCTGCGTGCTCAATGCCTACGTCCAGCCGCTGATGGATTCCTATACGACGCGCGTCGAGGGGCGACTGCGCGAGGCCGGTCTGGAGGCTCCGCTGACGTTCATGACCAACGATGGCGGGCTGGTCACCGCCGAACAGGTCACGTCCCGGCCGGTCGCCACCCTGAACAGCGGGCCCGTCGGCGGGGTGATGGGAGTGCAGGCCTACGCCGAGCGCCTGTCGATGCCCAACCTGGTGGGCTTCGACATGGGTGGCACCAGCACCGAGGTCGCGGTCGTGGTGGACGGACGAGCCTCGGTGAAACGCGAACTCGAGATCGAGCACGATCTGCTGGTCAGCCTCCCGGTGGTGGAGATCCACAGCATCGGGGCGGGGGGTGGCAGCTTGATCACGATCGACGACGGTGGCGGACTCAAGGTGGGGCCGGAAAGCGCCGGCAGCGATCCGGGGCCCGCCTGCTACGGCCACGGCGGCGCCCAGCCCACTGTCACCGATGCCTTCCTGCTGCTCGGTGTCCTCGACTCGCAGGTGCCGCTGGGCGGCGAGATCTTCCCCGACGTCGCGGCGGCCGAGGCTGCCTTCGCGCCGCTGGCCACCGCGCTGGGCGTGACGCCGGCCGACGTGGCCCGCATCTCGGCCGAGGTCGCCATCCACAACATGGCCGAGGCGGTGCGCCGGCTCACGGTCTATCGCGGCGCCGACCCGCGCGAATTCGGGTTGGTCAGCTACGGTGCCGCCGGTCCGCTGGTGGCGACCCAGATTGCCCGCGCACTGCAGATGCCGCGGGTGGTCATCCCGTCGCTGTCCGGGGTGTTCTCCGCATTCGGCCTGCTGACCGCGCAGGCCTTCGAGGAAGAGGTCACGCCGGTCATGGCGACGGTGAGCGACGAGGTCGCCGCCGACATCTTCGCCCGGGCCCGGACGAGTCTGGAAGCGCTGATCCGGCAACTGCGTGGCCGCGGCAGCCGCGACGTCGTCGTAGAGGCCTGGCTCGACGCGACCTACCTCGGACAGCGATGGGAACTCGCGGCCGTGATCGATCCGTCGCATCCGGAGCCCCTGCAGCATCTCAGCGAGGCCTTCGCTGCGGCGCATCAACGCCAGTTCGGGTACAGCCTGCCGGCCCCGATCTACGTCCAGACGCTGCGGACCCGGGCCGTCTCCACCGACCAGCGCCGGCTGTTCCCTCCCAGATTGGCCAACAGTGAACCGGCGCAACCGAAACGCCGCCGTGACATCACCTTGATGGGACAGCTGAACCGCGACGTACCGGTGTACAACGCCGACGAGTTCGCGCCCCACCAGGTCGTGGCCGGGCCGGCGGTGATCGAGGCGCAAACCTACACCGGTGTGCTCGTCACCGGAGACGTCGCGACGGTCAACGAGTTCGGCGACGTGATCATCGAGATCGAGGAGAAAAACCGATGA
- a CDS encoding TetR/AcrR family transcriptional regulator → MTDSDITGEKPQIPERILVAAARVMEREGFANASLRQIAEEAGMTKAGLYYHVASKETLLYALHERFAIKLRDSAQRISESDAAPTDKLRALIVETVQTAGVYQSEGTVFLREYAHLTGEMAVTVGKGRDQFRTDFETVIKEGMDSGEFRSGDAHLDALAILGACNFTAFWFDPEGAMKIEQIADAFADRLLYGMRTPGNDKGEKA, encoded by the coding sequence ATGACCGACTCCGACATCACCGGCGAGAAGCCGCAGATACCCGAACGTATCCTCGTCGCGGCCGCCCGCGTGATGGAACGCGAAGGATTCGCCAACGCTTCGCTGCGCCAAATCGCCGAAGAGGCCGGCATGACGAAGGCCGGCCTCTACTACCACGTGGCGAGCAAGGAGACGTTGCTGTATGCGCTGCACGAACGCTTTGCCATCAAGCTCCGCGACTCCGCCCAGCGCATCAGCGAGTCCGATGCTGCGCCGACCGACAAACTGCGCGCACTGATCGTCGAAACCGTGCAGACCGCCGGTGTCTACCAATCGGAGGGCACTGTGTTTCTCCGCGAATACGCGCACCTCACCGGAGAGATGGCGGTGACGGTCGGCAAGGGCCGCGATCAGTTCCGCACGGACTTCGAGACCGTCATCAAAGAGGGTATGGACTCGGGCGAATTTCGTTCCGGGGACGCACATTTGGATGCATTGGCCATCCTGGGCGCATGTAACTTCACCGCGTTCTGGTTCGACCCGGAGGGCGCGATGAAGATCGAGCAGATCGCCGACGCGTTCGCCGACCGGTTGCTCTATGGCATGCGGACTCCGGGCAACGACAAGGGAGAGAAGGCATGA
- the aspS gene encoding aspartate--tRNA ligase, which produces MLRSRTAGSLRAADAGQTVTLAGWVARRRDHGGVIFIDLRDGGTGGQERSESGSGPSVAQVVFRDAEVLAQAHRLRAEFCVAVTGVVEIRPEGNTNAEIPTGEIEVNASSLTVLGESAPLPFQLDETAGEEARLRYRYLDLRRERPGRAIRLRSKVNAAARAVLERHDFVEIETPTLTRSTPEGARDFLVPARLQPGSFYALPQSPQLFKQLLMVAGMERYYQIARCYRDEDFRADRQPEFTQLDLEMSFVEADDVIAVSEEILKALWALIGYDLPTPLPRITHSEAMRRYGSDKPDLRFGVELVDCTDYFSDTPFRVFQAPHVGAVVMPGGASQPRRTLDGWQEFAKQRGHKGLAYVLIAEDGTLGGPVAKNLSDAERDGLAAHVGAKPGDCVFFAAGSAKSARALLGATRIEIAKRLDLIDPNAWALAWVVDWPLFEPADDAQAAGDVAVGSGAWTAVHHAFTAPQPQSESTFDTDPGTALANAYDIVCNGNEIGGGSIRIHRRDVQERVFEMMGIDSAEAQDKFGFLLDAFTFGAPPHGGIAFGWDRITALLAGEDSIREVIAFPKTGGGVDPLTDAPAPITAQQRKESGIDAKPEPAEKA; this is translated from the coding sequence GTGCTGCGCTCCCGCACCGCCGGTTCGTTGCGTGCCGCCGACGCCGGCCAGACGGTCACCCTGGCCGGGTGGGTCGCGCGCCGTCGCGATCACGGCGGCGTGATCTTCATCGATTTACGTGATGGCGGCACCGGAGGGCAGGAGCGCAGCGAGTCGGGAAGCGGGCCCAGCGTGGCGCAGGTGGTGTTCCGCGACGCCGAGGTGCTCGCCCAGGCGCACCGGTTGCGCGCGGAGTTCTGCGTGGCCGTCACCGGTGTGGTGGAGATCCGGCCGGAGGGCAACACCAACGCCGAGATCCCGACCGGCGAGATCGAGGTCAACGCCTCGTCGCTGACCGTGCTCGGCGAGAGTGCGCCGCTGCCGTTCCAGCTCGATGAGACGGCCGGCGAGGAGGCGCGGCTGCGCTACCGCTACCTGGACCTGCGCCGGGAGAGGCCCGGCCGGGCAATCCGGTTGCGTTCCAAGGTCAACGCCGCCGCGCGTGCGGTGCTCGAGCGGCACGATTTCGTCGAGATCGAAACCCCGACGCTGACCCGCTCGACCCCCGAGGGGGCCCGCGACTTCCTGGTCCCGGCCCGGTTGCAGCCCGGTTCGTTCTACGCGCTGCCGCAGAGCCCGCAGCTGTTCAAGCAGCTGCTGATGGTCGCCGGCATGGAGCGCTACTACCAGATCGCCCGGTGCTACCGTGACGAGGACTTCCGCGCCGATCGCCAGCCCGAGTTCACCCAGCTGGACCTGGAGATGAGCTTCGTCGAGGCCGACGACGTCATCGCGGTGTCCGAGGAGATCCTCAAGGCGCTGTGGGCGCTGATCGGCTACGACCTGCCGACCCCGCTGCCGCGGATCACCCACTCCGAGGCCATGCGGCGCTACGGCAGTGACAAGCCCGACCTGCGCTTCGGGGTGGAACTGGTCGACTGCACCGACTACTTCTCCGACACCCCGTTCCGGGTGTTCCAGGCGCCGCACGTGGGCGCCGTCGTCATGCCGGGCGGGGCCTCGCAGCCGCGCCGCACGCTCGACGGCTGGCAGGAGTTCGCCAAGCAGCGCGGCCACAAGGGGCTGGCCTACGTGCTGATCGCCGAGGACGGCACGCTGGGCGGACCCGTCGCCAAGAACCTGTCCGACGCCGAGCGCGACGGCCTGGCCGCCCACGTCGGGGCCAAGCCCGGCGACTGCGTGTTCTTCGCCGCCGGTTCGGCCAAGTCCGCGCGCGCCCTGCTGGGCGCCACCAGAATCGAGATCGCCAAGCGTCTCGACCTGATCGATCCGAACGCGTGGGCGCTGGCCTGGGTGGTGGACTGGCCGCTGTTCGAGCCGGCCGACGACGCCCAGGCCGCCGGCGATGTGGCGGTGGGCTCCGGTGCCTGGACCGCGGTGCACCACGCGTTCACCGCACCGCAGCCGCAGTCGGAGTCGACGTTCGACACCGACCCGGGCACGGCGCTGGCCAATGCCTACGACATCGTCTGCAACGGCAACGAGATCGGTGGCGGTTCGATCCGTATCCATCGCCGCGACGTGCAGGAGCGCGTCTTCGAGATGATGGGCATCGACTCGGCCGAGGCGCAGGACAAGTTCGGATTCCTGTTGGACGCCTTCACCTTTGGCGCGCCCCCGCACGGCGGGATCGCGTTCGGCTGGGACCGCATCACCGCGCTGCTGGCCGGCGAGGATTCGATCCGCGAGGTAATCGCGTTCCCCAAGACCGGCGGTGGGGTCGACCCGCTGACCGATGCGCCCGCCCCGATCACCGCGCAGCAGCGCAAGGAATCGGGCATCGACGCCAAGCCGGAGCCGGCCGAGAAGGCCTGA
- a CDS encoding carboxylesterase/lipase family protein, which translates to MSGNPKGTITAPRVVQTSAGAVRGDSDGAVGVWRGIPYAEQPLGQRRFAAPAPLTPWSGVRDAIEHGPLPPQGRSFVGGGRDDPKVRDEACLTLTVWSPDTTGSLPVMVWIPGGAFVYGAGQLQLYNGSRLAANGNVVVVNVTYRIGVFGGFELGSLGEGFDDNLCLRDQIAALRWVRENIAGFGGDPDRVTVFGESAGATSVLALLASPAADGLFHRAIAQSPALPLIADYDSRAEQADRFLHEVGVGAGELKRMPQKALRRAAGTQQLHSVATTPTLAYGLTHGVDLLPRHPIDAARVGAVAEVPLIIGTNSHEASMFAWSKPPMLPTTPANIDTFFTRVDPEAKDRVLAAYPAYPRRRALIAVGSDATFGAPTWAFADAYSKHGDTYVYRFDHTTWTLRALGLGATHGSEIVHIQHSYGSYLGRKLHPLGRQVQPSVGRRMQRTWLDFATGPNPAPWPHYDVPRRATRVIRSTRDITVGDPDHTRRTAWEGLY; encoded by the coding sequence GTGTCCGGCAATCCGAAAGGCACCATCACCGCCCCCCGCGTGGTGCAGACGTCCGCTGGCGCCGTTCGCGGCGACTCCGACGGCGCGGTGGGGGTGTGGCGGGGCATCCCGTACGCCGAACAACCGCTGGGGCAGCGCCGGTTCGCCGCGCCGGCGCCGCTGACGCCCTGGTCGGGAGTGCGTGACGCCATCGAGCACGGGCCGTTGCCGCCGCAGGGGCGCTCCTTCGTCGGCGGCGGTCGCGACGACCCCAAGGTGCGTGACGAGGCCTGCCTGACGCTCACGGTGTGGTCGCCGGACACCACCGGTTCGCTGCCGGTGATGGTGTGGATCCCCGGCGGCGCCTTCGTCTACGGCGCGGGTCAGTTGCAGCTGTACAACGGCTCCCGGTTGGCCGCCAACGGCAACGTCGTCGTCGTCAACGTCACCTACCGCATCGGCGTGTTCGGCGGCTTCGAACTGGGCTCGCTGGGCGAGGGTTTCGACGACAATCTGTGCCTGCGCGACCAGATCGCGGCCCTGCGCTGGGTGCGGGAGAACATCGCGGGCTTCGGCGGTGACCCGGACCGGGTGACCGTCTTCGGTGAATCCGCCGGGGCGACATCGGTGTTGGCGCTACTGGCCAGCCCCGCCGCCGACGGCCTGTTCCACCGCGCCATCGCCCAGAGTCCCGCATTGCCGCTGATCGCCGACTACGACAGCCGCGCCGAGCAGGCCGACCGGTTCCTGCACGAGGTCGGGGTCGGCGCCGGCGAACTCAAACGGATGCCGCAGAAGGCGTTGCGTCGCGCGGCCGGGACGCAGCAATTGCACAGCGTCGCAACGACTCCCACGCTGGCCTACGGGCTGACCCACGGCGTGGACCTGTTACCGCGGCACCCCATCGACGCCGCGCGGGTCGGGGCCGTCGCCGAGGTCCCGTTGATCATCGGCACCAACAGTCACGAGGCATCGATGTTCGCCTGGTCCAAGCCGCCGATGCTGCCGACCACACCGGCCAACATCGACACCTTCTTCACCCGCGTCGACCCCGAGGCCAAGGACCGCGTGCTGGCCGCCTATCCGGCCTACCCGCGCCGGCGGGCGCTGATCGCCGTCGGCTCCGACGCCACCTTCGGCGCGCCGACGTGGGCCTTCGCCGACGCCTACAGCAAACACGGCGATACCTACGTCTACCGCTTCGACCACACCACCTGGACGTTGCGGGCATTGGGGCTGGGCGCCACCCACGGCAGTGAGATCGTGCACATCCAGCACAGCTACGGCTCCTATCTGGGCCGCAAGCTGCACCCGCTGGGCCGGCAGGTGCAACCCTCGGTCGGCCGGCGGATGCAGCGCACCTGGTTGGACTTCGCCACCGGTCCGAACCCCGCGCCCTGGCCGCACTATGACGTGCCGCGGCGGGCGACCCGCGTCATCCGCAGCACGCGCGACATCACCGTCGGCGACCCCGACCACACCCGGCGCACCGCGTGGGAAGGCCTGTACTGA
- the ypfJ gene encoding KPN_02809 family neutral zinc metallopeptidase, with the protein MTFSEGMRIDTSTTTTSGGGGRGGRGMAIGGGLGGLVVLLIALFLGVDPGNVMSQQSLDTQGVEAPGFDVSQCRTGADANSIVECRVIATGNSLDHIWGQLLQGYTRPNLRLFKGEVSTGCGPATSDVGPFYCPADQTAYFDTDFFEVLKTQFGSTGGPLAQEYVVAHEYGHHVQHQLGNLARAQRGPTGAESNAVRAELQADCFAGVWAHYAAITKQPGTDVNYLEPLSDRDIADALSAAEAVGDDRIQQTATGRVNPESWTHGSSAQRQHWFTVGYQTGDPNQCDTFSAANLGG; encoded by the coding sequence ATGACCTTCAGTGAAGGGATGCGGATCGACACCAGCACCACCACCACGAGCGGCGGCGGCGGTCGGGGTGGTCGCGGCATGGCCATCGGCGGCGGCCTCGGCGGCCTGGTGGTGCTGCTGATCGCGCTGTTCCTCGGCGTCGATCCGGGCAACGTGATGAGCCAGCAATCCCTGGATACCCAGGGCGTCGAGGCGCCCGGATTCGACGTCAGCCAGTGCCGCACCGGCGCGGACGCCAACAGCATCGTCGAGTGCCGGGTGATCGCCACCGGCAACTCCCTGGACCACATCTGGGGTCAGCTGCTGCAGGGGTACACCCGTCCCAATCTGCGCCTGTTCAAGGGCGAGGTGAGCACCGGATGCGGTCCGGCCACCTCCGACGTCGGGCCGTTCTACTGCCCCGCCGACCAGACGGCCTACTTCGACACCGACTTCTTCGAGGTCCTCAAGACCCAGTTCGGCTCCACCGGCGGCCCGTTGGCCCAGGAGTATGTGGTCGCCCACGAGTACGGACACCACGTGCAGCACCAGCTGGGGAATCTGGCCCGGGCGCAGCGCGGCCCGACCGGCGCCGAGAGCAACGCCGTGCGGGCCGAGCTGCAGGCCGACTGCTTCGCCGGGGTGTGGGCGCACTACGCGGCCATCACCAAGCAGCCCGGCACCGACGTCAACTACCTGGAACCGTTGAGCGACCGCGACATTGCCGACGCGCTGTCGGCCGCCGAAGCGGTCGGCGACGACCGGATCCAGCAGACGGCCACCGGCCGGGTCAACCCCGAGTCCTGGACGCATGGGTCCTCGGCGCAGCGTCAGCACTGGTTCACCGTCGGCTATCAGACCGGCGATCCGAACCAGTGCGACACCTTCAGCGCCGCCAACCTCGGCGGTTAG
- a CDS encoding acyl-CoA thioesterase, translated as MTTESNQIVWTVEGLVDLFDVESTEADRFAAPTGPSGEDERQVVEGSQVLSQALVAVAKRFPEKSLRSAYAVFSRVVMVGAPVELAIDVVQEGRSTATAVVTALQNGKRCITITVLCDVPTPDVITHHLPRPDVKSPAESNVSEMPMVGRELRLVDIVDVNSPDEVGPPEIHAWLKYDPIPQRDDLAKALIAYFTGHLGISTTMRAHEGIGTSQAHLTVSTAPMTISISFHEPVRWDGWLLYSHESTQVGAGMSYVRGTVHTEDGALLASFSQDALIRPLRTADTAIAEQSRL; from the coding sequence GTGACAACGGAATCCAATCAGATCGTCTGGACGGTCGAAGGGCTCGTCGACCTCTTCGACGTCGAGTCGACCGAGGCCGATCGGTTCGCCGCGCCCACCGGCCCGTCCGGGGAGGACGAGCGGCAGGTGGTCGAGGGCAGTCAGGTCCTGTCCCAGGCTCTGGTCGCGGTCGCCAAGCGCTTCCCGGAGAAGTCGTTGCGCTCGGCGTACGCCGTGTTCAGCCGCGTGGTGATGGTCGGCGCCCCAGTGGAATTGGCCATCGACGTGGTGCAGGAGGGGCGCTCGACGGCCACCGCCGTGGTCACCGCGCTGCAGAACGGCAAGCGGTGCATCACCATCACCGTGCTGTGCGACGTGCCGACGCCCGACGTCATCACCCACCATCTGCCGCGGCCCGACGTCAAGTCGCCGGCCGAGTCCAACGTCTCCGAGATGCCGATGGTCGGGCGCGAGCTACGCCTGGTCGACATCGTCGACGTCAACAGCCCCGACGAGGTCGGCCCGCCGGAGATCCACGCCTGGCTCAAGTACGACCCGATCCCGCAACGTGACGACCTGGCCAAGGCGCTGATCGCGTACTTCACCGGCCACCTTGGCATTTCGACCACCATGCGGGCCCACGAGGGCATCGGCACCAGCCAGGCACACCTGACGGTCTCCACCGCGCCGATGACGATCAGCATCAGCTTCCACGAGCCGGTGCGCTGGGACGGCTGGCTGCTCTACTCCCACGAGAGCACCCAGGTCGGCGCCGGTATGTCCTACGTGCGCGGCACCGTGCACACCGAAGACGGCGCGCTGTTGGCGTCGTTCAGCCAGGACGCGCTGATCCGTCCGCTGCGCACCGCCGACACGGCGATCGCGGAGCAGTCCCGCCTCTAA
- a CDS encoding LLM class flavin-dependent oxidoreductase translates to MAEWFLFLPQVRMGIDDVVLRAQTAEHNGFDGIAFIDHLEPPGATHQSIWEAMTIATWVAARTERLKIGHLVLCDGFRHPAVLAKQAVTLAEASGGRFELGLGSGSWPAEFARFGIDDGDDAKARARRLAADVALIRECWGSDGVTERTQEPVPAQPIPLLLGGTGKTTLELTRKYADWWNIPSHQLERLDALLPTVGDARVSMQQMVGFAGAQADAGAVAEAAHRRFGHLGDGLVCGTAPQLVEHFGALIDKGVERFYVWFADFAAPATLAEFADTVMKVIARSGGSTA, encoded by the coding sequence ATGGCCGAATGGTTTCTTTTCCTGCCGCAGGTGCGGATGGGAATCGACGACGTGGTGCTGCGCGCACAGACCGCCGAGCACAACGGATTTGACGGCATCGCCTTCATCGACCACCTTGAGCCACCTGGCGCCACCCATCAAAGCATCTGGGAGGCAATGACAATCGCGACCTGGGTGGCCGCGCGCACCGAACGACTCAAGATCGGCCACCTGGTGCTGTGCGACGGGTTCCGGCATCCGGCGGTGCTGGCCAAGCAGGCCGTCACGCTGGCCGAGGCCTCCGGCGGCCGCTTCGAACTCGGCCTGGGGTCGGGCTCGTGGCCCGCGGAGTTCGCCCGATTCGGGATCGACGATGGGGACGACGCGAAGGCGCGGGCGCGTCGACTGGCCGCCGACGTGGCGCTGATCCGGGAGTGCTGGGGGAGCGACGGCGTCACCGAGCGCACGCAGGAACCCGTTCCCGCCCAACCCATTCCGCTGCTCCTCGGCGGGACGGGGAAGACCACCCTCGAACTGACCCGCAAGTACGCGGACTGGTGGAACATCCCCTCGCATCAACTGGAGCGCCTCGATGCGCTGCTGCCGACAGTCGGTGACGCACGGGTATCGATGCAGCAGATGGTCGGCTTTGCCGGTGCGCAGGCGGACGCCGGCGCGGTCGCCGAGGCGGCCCACCGTCGCTTCGGTCACCTCGGTGACGGTCTGGTGTGTGGCACGGCGCCGCAGTTGGTCGAGCACTTCGGTGCGCTGATCGACAAGGGCGTCGAGCGGTTCTACGTCTGGTTCGCAGATTTTGCCGCCCCGGCCACCCTGGCCGAATTCGCGGACACGGTAATGAAAGTCATCGCCCGATCAGGAGGAAGCACAGCGTGA